The following proteins come from a genomic window of Methanosarcina sp. MTP4:
- a CDS encoding prenyltransferase, with product MINTLKAYIDLIRAHFLPAWPLIFCSGLVLAFENYGGFSWPLTIKAALIGIFGFEAGFVLNDYVDQNRDKLDVEHTLTKYWRPFKKRPLPSGQISSKSALRTFLLLAGISSALIFTLPFPNSLYVFAIMLYSYGIEAFYQVKKRDQKYPIAQLLGRTDFTLFPVAGYLCYGQPDMTVLLYMLFFYPWTMAHLAVNDLADIANDRARGMNSITVLYGAKGTLYWIAGFTLLHFLAAVPFLGQLGTTAIYGFMLGAGLIVIANYKLLKEKSPKAGLFALPLYHASLLVYAVSIILDYAF from the coding sequence ATGATAAACACCCTTAAAGCCTACATCGACCTCATCCGCGCCCACTTCCTTCCGGCCTGGCCCCTGATCTTCTGCTCGGGCCTGGTCCTTGCTTTTGAGAACTACGGGGGCTTTTCCTGGCCTCTGACCATAAAGGCGGCTCTGATAGGAATTTTCGGTTTTGAAGCCGGTTTTGTTCTCAATGATTATGTGGACCAGAATCGGGATAAGCTGGACGTGGAACATACCCTTACAAAGTACTGGAGGCCTTTCAAGAAGAGACCCCTCCCTTCAGGGCAGATTTCTTCCAAGAGCGCCCTCCGGACGTTTCTCCTGCTCGCAGGGATTAGTTCCGCGCTGATTTTTACGCTTCCTTTCCCGAATTCCCTCTACGTCTTTGCCATCATGCTCTACTCTTACGGGATCGAAGCCTTTTACCAGGTGAAAAAAAGGGACCAGAAATACCCGATAGCCCAGCTCCTGGGAAGGACGGATTTTACCCTTTTCCCGGTTGCAGGCTACCTCTGCTACGGGCAGCCTGACATGACCGTGCTGCTCTACATGCTCTTCTTCTACCCCTGGACTATGGCGCACCTGGCAGTAAACGACCTTGCAGATATCGCAAATGACCGGGCAAGGGGCATGAATTCAATAACCGTGCTTTACGGGGCTAAGGGGACTCTCTACTGGATTGCAGGTTTTACGCTCCTGCACTTCCTTGCAGCGGTCCCGTTCCTGGGGCAGCTCGGGACAACAGCGATCTACGGTTTTATGCTGGGCGCTGGCCTGATCGTAATTGCTAACTATAAGCTCCTGAAAGAAAAGAGTCCGAAGGCGGGCCTGTTTGCCCTCCCCCTCTATCACGCCTCACTGCTTGTCTATGCGGTTTCGATTATCCTTGACTATGCGTTCTAA
- a CDS encoding amino acid ABC transporter ATP-binding protein, with protein sequence MIEVNNLHKHFGKLEVLKGITEKVDEREVVCVIGPSGSGKSTFLRCLNLLETPTAGEIRIEGELVTDPKVDINKIREEVGMVFQRFNLFPHMTALKNVALAPMRVRGLSEKEAYDRAYDLLKKVGLEDKANVYPSSLSGGQQQRVAIARALAMRPKVMLFDEPTSALDPEMVGEVLNVMKDLAKEGMTMVVVTHEMGFAREVGDRVLFMDEGVIVEKGTPEDIFRNARNERTKSFLSKIL encoded by the coding sequence GTGATAGAAGTGAATAATCTTCACAAACATTTCGGAAAGCTTGAGGTCCTGAAAGGGATCACGGAAAAGGTTGACGAAAGGGAGGTCGTCTGTGTGATCGGGCCTTCAGGTTCCGGAAAAAGCACTTTCCTTCGCTGCCTGAACCTTCTCGAAACCCCCACTGCAGGAGAAATCAGGATCGAAGGAGAACTGGTCACGGACCCGAAAGTGGATATTAACAAGATCCGCGAGGAAGTCGGGATGGTCTTCCAGCGCTTCAATCTTTTCCCCCACATGACCGCCCTTAAAAATGTGGCTCTCGCTCCTATGAGAGTAAGGGGTCTTTCCGAAAAGGAAGCCTACGACCGCGCCTATGATCTCCTGAAAAAGGTTGGTCTGGAAGACAAAGCCAACGTCTACCCCAGTTCCCTCTCAGGCGGCCAGCAGCAGAGGGTCGCAATAGCAAGAGCCCTTGCCATGCGCCCGAAAGTCATGCTTTTTGACGAACCCACCTCGGCTCTTGACCCCGAAATGGTAGGGGAAGTCCTGAACGTCATGAAAGACCTCGCAAAAGAAGGCATGACCATGGTCGTCGTGACCCACGAAATGGGCTTTGCCCGGGAAGTCGGGGACCGCGTGCTCTTTATGGACGAAGGTGTAATTGTGGAGAAAGGAACACCAGAAGATATCTTCCGCAACGCCCGGAACGAGAGGACAAAGTCGTTTTTGAGTAAGATTCTTTGA
- a CDS encoding amino acid ABC transporter permease: MSLLVSYLEHAAAVFPSLLRGAVITVEVTTFSICFGLILGTIAAFGKLSKRSFFKVPSIVYIDFIRGTPLFVQILLFYYGIPGLITAATGQIFRIDPIIAGIVVCSINSGAYNAEIVRAGIKSVDRGQMEAARSLGMTDRQAMKDVIMPQAVKLIIPPLGNEFIALLKDSSLLAIISVHELSKNGMLYVSKTFAAFPTYISVALVYLALTMGISRILAYIERRLGVSDRSE, from the coding sequence TTGTCTCTTTTAGTTTCTTACCTTGAACATGCCGCTGCTGTATTTCCAAGTTTGTTAAGGGGTGCGGTAATTACCGTAGAGGTCACAACCTTTTCAATCTGCTTTGGACTCATTCTCGGCACAATTGCAGCTTTTGGAAAACTTTCTAAAAGATCGTTTTTCAAAGTTCCCAGTATCGTATATATTGATTTTATCCGGGGGACTCCCCTCTTCGTACAGATCCTGCTTTTCTATTACGGAATTCCGGGGTTGATAACTGCTGCTACGGGGCAGATTTTCAGGATCGACCCGATCATTGCCGGGATCGTGGTCTGCAGTATCAACAGTGGAGCCTATAACGCAGAGATCGTACGTGCGGGCATAAAGTCCGTTGACAGGGGGCAAATGGAAGCTGCCCGTTCCCTGGGGATGACGGATAGGCAGGCGATGAAGGATGTCATCATGCCTCAGGCTGTAAAACTGATTATCCCCCCGCTCGGAAACGAGTTCATTGCGCTTTTGAAGGACTCGTCCCTGCTTGCAATCATTAGTGTGCACGAACTTTCAAAGAACGGGATGCTCTATGTCTCAAAGACTTTTGCGGCATTTCCCACATACATTTCGGTTGCCCTTGTATATCTGGCACTGACCATGGGAATTTCCCGTATACTTGCATATATCGAGAGGAGGCTTGGTGTAAGTGATAGAAGTGAATAA
- a CDS encoding basic amino acid ABC transporter substrate-binding protein encodes MKKMLKILALLLVITTVVFAAGCAEQGEEGAVEEMSTYYVGTEAQFPPFEIVDDAGNVIGFDVDLMNAIAEDQGFKVIYQDQDFSGLIPALQTGNIDIIASGMTIRPDREEQVDFSEPYINAGLAIAVAVDNEDIQGVDGLQGKTVAVQTGSTGYFKSEELMNNGTIAKIKDFPHVNEAIEEVKIGGADAMINDIPVTNAFIAAQPGVIKVVGEPLNSESYGFAVRTGNTELLEKINTGLQNVKDSGKYDELISDLPMYMEEEDTAEGNVTEEVVAEENVTE; translated from the coding sequence ATGAAAAAAATGCTTAAGATCTTGGCACTTCTCCTCGTCATCACGACAGTTGTCTTTGCAGCTGGCTGTGCCGAACAGGGTGAAGAAGGTGCAGTTGAGGAGATGTCTACTTATTATGTAGGCACGGAAGCTCAGTTCCCTCCCTTCGAAATTGTGGATGATGCAGGTAATGTCATCGGTTTTGACGTTGACCTTATGAATGCGATTGCAGAAGACCAGGGTTTCAAGGTTATCTACCAGGACCAGGACTTTTCAGGCCTTATCCCGGCTCTTCAGACTGGAAACATTGACATTATCGCCTCCGGGATGACCATCAGACCAGACCGTGAGGAACAGGTCGACTTCAGTGAACCTTACATTAACGCAGGGCTGGCTATCGCAGTTGCAGTAGACAATGAAGATATCCAGGGTGTTGATGGCCTCCAGGGCAAGACCGTCGCTGTTCAGACAGGGTCCACCGGGTACTTTAAGTCAGAAGAACTCATGAACAACGGAACCATTGCCAAAATCAAGGACTTCCCCCACGTAAACGAAGCCATCGAAGAGGTTAAGATCGGCGGAGCAGATGCCATGATCAACGACATACCCGTGACCAACGCTTTCATTGCTGCACAGCCGGGTGTAATCAAGGTCGTAGGCGAGCCCCTTAACAGTGAGTCCTACGGTTTTGCAGTCCGCACCGGCAACACCGAACTTCTTGAGAAGATCAACACAGGGCTTCAGAACGTGAAGGACAGCGGCAAGTACGACGAGCTCATTTCTGATCTCCCGATGTACATGGAAGAAGAGGACACTGCAGAAGGGAACGTAACTGAAGAAGTCGTTGCAGAAGAGAACGTTACCGAGTAA
- a CDS encoding YigZ family protein, translating into MASYKTLKEPGKVQKEFKNSIFIGYARPVKSEDEAKAFVKEIKELHPNANHNVSAYLVKNENFFALKYDDDGEPAGSSGKPIFKVLELKEIRNAAVVVTRYFGGIKLGYGGLSRAYRETATSAIEEAGTMEVFEKVRFSICTGYPEIQKVRNLIGKYGEISREEYSDVVEFTFEIIQGMEEEFLEKLGNLTKNRVEIKKL; encoded by the coding sequence TTGGCCAGTTACAAAACACTGAAAGAACCTGGAAAAGTCCAAAAAGAATTCAAAAACTCCATATTCATAGGTTACGCCAGGCCCGTGAAAAGTGAGGATGAAGCGAAAGCTTTCGTCAAAGAGATTAAAGAACTTCACCCCAACGCAAACCACAACGTTTCAGCCTACCTCGTAAAAAATGAGAACTTCTTTGCCCTCAAATATGATGATGACGGGGAACCTGCAGGGAGTTCAGGAAAACCCATCTTCAAAGTCCTGGAATTAAAAGAAATCCGGAATGCCGCCGTCGTTGTAACCCGTTATTTCGGAGGGATAAAACTTGGCTACGGGGGGCTTTCAAGGGCATACAGGGAAACGGCAACCTCAGCAATCGAGGAAGCAGGGACTATGGAAGTGTTCGAAAAAGTCCGGTTCAGCATATGCACAGGGTATCCGGAAATCCAGAAAGTAAGGAATCTCATAGGAAAGTATGGGGAGATTTCGCGAGAAGAGTATTCGGATGTAGTAGAATTCACCTTTGAAATAATACAGGGGATGGAAGAAGAGTTTTTAGAAAAACTGGGGAACCTGACAAAGAATAGGGTAGAAATCAAAAAACTGTAA
- a CDS encoding DMT family transporter has translation MAVLIGCVFYSMNGLFIARIHDMSIYSTVFYRLLFGLLFLFAYIVLRGKTSDLRLKKKKKKGYLFLQGTLVVACMLLYFTCLKITCVSIAILLQYTAPIYVMLASPFILNEKIGQESIAALFVAITGVYLIVKPEGGFSGIELTGTYMLGMAAGMLSGIVFAAMIINVKILKTEYPELGMVFWPMGIAFLLLSPFAFNVSPAVLSDNVPVLMAFGIVSIGLGEIFTIIGFANLETQTGSLLALIEPVSGVFFDIAVLGIALSPNTLIGCILIMASASLVSLKDSGKREKGSQEPLPQEITPESSI, from the coding sequence ATGGCAGTGCTTATCGGCTGTGTTTTTTACAGCATGAACGGACTGTTCATTGCCCGAATCCATGACATGTCCATATATTCCACAGTCTTTTACAGGCTGCTCTTTGGCCTGCTCTTCTTATTCGCCTATATAGTGCTCAGGGGAAAAACCTCCGACCTCCGGCTGAAAAAAAAGAAAAAGAAAGGCTATCTGTTCCTGCAGGGGACTCTGGTCGTAGCCTGCATGCTGCTCTACTTTACCTGTCTTAAGATTACCTGCGTATCCATTGCAATCCTGCTCCAGTATACGGCCCCCATCTATGTGATGCTGGCTTCTCCTTTTATCCTGAACGAAAAGATAGGACAGGAAAGCATAGCTGCCCTTTTTGTTGCAATTACAGGGGTCTACCTGATAGTAAAACCGGAAGGAGGCTTTTCAGGAATCGAACTTACAGGCACCTACATGCTCGGAATGGCAGCCGGGATGCTTTCAGGAATCGTTTTTGCAGCCATGATTATAAATGTAAAAATCCTGAAGACGGAATACCCGGAACTGGGAATGGTCTTCTGGCCTATGGGAATCGCTTTTTTGCTCCTCAGCCCTTTCGCATTCAACGTTTCCCCCGCTGTCCTTTCGGACAATGTGCCCGTACTCATGGCCTTCGGGATAGTCTCCATAGGCCTTGGGGAGATCTTTACCATAATAGGGTTTGCTAACCTTGAAACCCAGACAGGAAGCCTGCTTGCCCTTATAGAACCCGTAAGCGGAGTCTTTTTTGACATCGCGGTGCTGGGCATAGCCTTATCCCCAAACACCCTTATCGGGTGCATCCTTATCATGGCATCGGCCTCACTGGTGAGCCTAAAAGATTCCGGAAAAAGGGAAAAAGGAAGCCAGGAACCTCTGCCCCAGGAAATCACTCCCGAAAGTTCAATTTGA
- the mtaA gene encoding methylcobamide:CoM methyltransferase MtaA: protein MNEFTLKERFEKVLKGESVDKVPVCSVTQTGIVELMEMTGAYWPEANYDAEKMAALALAGHEIAGFENVRCPFCTTVLAETFGCIVDEGTVDIQPFVRDFPIQKKADVKDFAIPADFLESRRTAAVLDAVEIMTKKAGEDVPVIAGLVGPAGLASMLAGMKNYLMWFVSKPEVVEDLLAVLMEACIEYANVLLERGADAVVLIDSEAGPDIIAPRMFETSVYPLYRKFCNRVEGLKIIHMCGDATAVLGTLAESGFEGISIEEKVGVSFAKEIVGSRARLIGNVSPSDTLLTRGPDIVAMEARACLEDGIDILAPGCGLAPHTPLENIKAFVRARDEYYLK from the coding sequence ATGAACGAGTTTACCCTGAAAGAGAGATTCGAAAAAGTGCTAAAAGGAGAGTCAGTGGATAAGGTTCCTGTCTGTTCCGTAACCCAGACAGGGATTGTCGAACTCATGGAAATGACCGGAGCTTACTGGCCTGAGGCCAACTACGATGCCGAAAAGATGGCTGCCCTGGCCCTTGCAGGGCACGAGATCGCGGGGTTTGAAAATGTACGCTGTCCCTTCTGCACGACCGTGCTTGCGGAGACCTTTGGCTGCATCGTGGACGAGGGGACTGTGGACATCCAGCCTTTCGTGAGGGATTTCCCCATACAGAAGAAGGCTGATGTGAAGGATTTTGCAATTCCTGCCGATTTTCTCGAAAGCAGGCGGACAGCCGCAGTTCTGGACGCTGTTGAAATCATGACGAAGAAAGCAGGTGAGGACGTGCCTGTGATCGCGGGTCTTGTGGGGCCAGCAGGGCTTGCTTCCATGCTTGCCGGAATGAAGAATTACCTGATGTGGTTTGTGAGCAAACCCGAAGTCGTGGAAGACCTTCTTGCTGTTTTGATGGAAGCCTGCATCGAATATGCAAACGTCCTCCTTGAGCGGGGTGCCGATGCAGTTGTCCTGATCGATTCTGAAGCAGGTCCCGATATTATTGCTCCCAGGATGTTCGAAACTTCGGTATACCCACTGTACAGGAAATTCTGCAACAGGGTAGAAGGATTGAAAATTATCCATATGTGTGGGGATGCTACCGCTGTTCTGGGCACGCTGGCAGAGTCCGGTTTTGAGGGAATTAGCATAGAGGAGAAAGTGGGTGTCAGTTTTGCAAAAGAAATAGTGGGAAGTCGGGCGAGGCTTATCGGAAACGTCTCACCTTCGGATACCCTGCTGACAAGAGGACCGGATATCGTTGCCATGGAAGCCAGGGCCTGTCTCGAAGACGGGATTGACATCCTGGCTCCCGGATGCGGGCTTGCTCCCCACACCCCCCTGGAAAACATAAAAGCTTTTGTAAGAGCCCGGGACGAGTACTACTTGAAGTGA
- a CDS encoding histidine kinase N-terminal 7TM domain-containing protein produces the protein MGALIFSGFLSLALAVKAYRAFNYRRMPFAKYFILIMLSMAIWSFNYAFEVGFVEIEYKYFFARLEYLGMAFAPVAWFLFAAEYSGIFRTFTHRHEKIFFLIPVFTILSMLTNSLHGLHFTSYSLDTSGGFPLLVFQHGPFFWFFYIYSFFLISLGILFFVRQFVRLTVPYRAQAAIALTAACIPVLGNLLHIADIGPFEFFDPTPFSFTITGMILFWGAMQHEFLNIIPIARENVIESMSDGYVVVDLSNFIVDINEAALVLKGKTRKEAIGKSLDEFFGEEITLFSGDVPEGSFSREFSLKGGAQPGYFTLTVTPLEHKDASEGRLVMIHDITEIYRYQEALKQANKKINLMSNITRHDILNQVNVLSGYTELISEMLPPDVKEDPRISRYLKNLNKGIETIHYQIIFTRDYQDLGVVSPTWQCIAGATREAAFAFSGQGINFSIEDSSLEVYADPLLRKAFYNLFDNARAHGESVTEISCSYRMEGEGIVIEIRDNGVGVPEDMKELIFEKSVGKNTGLGLFLVRGILSITGMEIKETGKEGEGAKFEITIPAGNWRQVSPDLKTAAGITTGITAENLN, from the coding sequence ATGGGAGCACTTATTTTTTCAGGTTTCCTGTCCCTTGCACTTGCTGTAAAAGCTTACAGGGCCTTCAATTACCGCAGGATGCCTTTTGCCAAATATTTTATCCTGATTATGCTCAGCATGGCTATATGGTCTTTTAATTATGCTTTTGAGGTCGGGTTCGTTGAAATCGAATACAAGTACTTTTTTGCCCGCCTGGAATATTTAGGAATGGCCTTTGCCCCTGTAGCCTGGTTTTTGTTTGCTGCTGAGTATTCCGGGATTTTCAGGACGTTTACGCACAGGCACGAAAAAATATTTTTTTTGATCCCCGTTTTTACAATCCTTTCTATGCTCACGAACAGCTTGCACGGGCTTCATTTCACAAGTTATTCCCTGGATACCTCCGGGGGTTTTCCCCTGCTCGTATTCCAGCACGGACCCTTTTTCTGGTTTTTCTACATTTACTCCTTCTTTTTAATTTCCCTGGGAATTCTTTTCTTTGTCAGGCAGTTTGTCCGCCTGACGGTCCCTTATCGGGCTCAGGCAGCAATAGCTCTTACTGCAGCCTGTATCCCGGTTCTGGGAAATTTGCTCCACATCGCAGATATCGGTCCTTTTGAGTTTTTTGACCCCACCCCCTTTTCCTTTACCATCACCGGAATGATTCTTTTCTGGGGGGCAATGCAGCACGAGTTCCTGAACATTATCCCGATTGCGAGGGAAAACGTTATTGAATCAATGAGTGATGGCTACGTTGTGGTGGATCTCTCCAATTTTATTGTCGATATCAATGAAGCTGCGCTTGTACTGAAGGGCAAAACGAGAAAAGAAGCAATTGGGAAAAGCCTGGATGAATTTTTCGGGGAAGAAATTACCCTCTTTTCCGGAGACGTGCCTGAGGGCAGTTTCAGCAGGGAATTTTCCCTTAAAGGCGGGGCACAGCCAGGGTATTTCACTCTCACCGTAACCCCTCTCGAGCACAAGGATGCTTCGGAAGGCAGACTGGTCATGATCCATGATATTACGGAGATCTACCGGTATCAGGAAGCTTTGAAACAGGCCAACAAGAAGATCAACCTCATGAGCAACATCACCAGGCACGATATCCTGAACCAGGTTAATGTGCTTTCCGGGTACACCGAGCTTATTTCCGAGATGCTGCCTCCGGATGTTAAGGAGGACCCCCGGATCAGCAGGTACCTGAAAAACCTCAATAAGGGCATCGAAACAATTCACTACCAGATCATCTTCACAAGGGACTACCAGGACCTTGGGGTTGTTTCCCCTACCTGGCAGTGCATAGCCGGGGCTACTAGAGAAGCTGCTTTTGCCTTTTCAGGCCAGGGGATTAATTTTTCCATAGAGGACAGCTCTCTGGAAGTGTATGCTGACCCCCTGCTAAGGAAAGCCTTTTACAATCTCTTTGACAATGCAAGGGCTCACGGGGAATCGGTAACAGAGATTTCCTGCAGTTACCGGATGGAAGGGGAAGGCATTGTGATCGAAATCCGGGACAACGGCGTGGGAGTTCCGGAAGATATGAAGGAGCTGATCTTTGAGAAATCAGTGGGGAAAAACACCGGGCTTGGGCTTTTCCTGGTAAGAGGAATTCTCTCTATCACGGGCATGGAAATTAAAGAAACCGGCAAAGAAGGGGAAGGGGCGAAGTTTGAAATCACCATTCCTGCCGGAAACTGGCGGCAAGTCAGTCCTGATCTGAAAACCGCCGCTGGCATCACCACTGGAATCACTGCTGAAAACCTCAATTAA
- a CDS encoding tetratricopeptide repeat protein: MIGKKKRLTEKSREEWDNEGLYWAQRGFPEKAINCYDRAIGLDPRDKFPWQHKANALRHLKRFKEAIQCYDRVLKIDPHYLAALNWKGWCLYFLEKYEEASPFFDRALEIDVRDVSALDGKGWCLYHLGQYEFAVSCFSRAVRVAPSIEDAFTGFGWALYNLERYKEALSAFENAVRLNPMSVTALSGQAWSLYRLGRYDEAVPCFSRLFSRDESSAEVLSAQGWSLYHLKSYEAALSCFDVALETDRKDASALDGKGWVLFRLESFSASLRCFDRALKIESNRSTALNGKARVLHRQKHYKEALRYVGRALNSDPAYASAWDHRGLLLHKLQRYEEAVLAYEHALELKPVYPEALEHMGDAYFESGNYSAALRCYEKFLEYGPVNARAAERKRLAFRKLEEGAGNEQLARRADPVSEINEVRSLQEMAAVSNPSGTSGSGLNFFSRIRNYVKNVGK; encoded by the coding sequence ATGATAGGGAAGAAAAAAAGGCTCACTGAAAAAAGCAGGGAGGAATGGGACAACGAAGGGCTCTACTGGGCTCAGCGGGGCTTTCCCGAGAAAGCTATAAACTGCTATGACAGGGCGATCGGGCTTGACCCCCGCGACAAATTCCCCTGGCAGCACAAAGCCAACGCTCTCCGGCACCTGAAGCGTTTTAAAGAAGCAATCCAGTGCTACGACCGGGTGCTCAAAATCGATCCCCATTACCTGGCTGCCCTGAACTGGAAGGGCTGGTGCCTCTACTTCCTTGAGAAATACGAGGAAGCTTCTCCTTTTTTTGACAGGGCGCTTGAAATTGATGTTCGGGACGTAAGTGCCCTGGACGGGAAGGGCTGGTGCCTCTACCACCTCGGGCAATATGAATTTGCCGTGTCCTGTTTTTCCAGGGCGGTCAGGGTGGCCCCCTCCATCGAGGACGCTTTTACGGGCTTTGGCTGGGCTCTCTATAACCTCGAGCGGTATAAGGAAGCGCTTTCTGCTTTTGAAAATGCTGTCAGGCTCAACCCCATGTCCGTGACCGCTCTTTCCGGGCAGGCCTGGTCCCTGTACAGGCTCGGGCGTTATGATGAGGCAGTACCCTGTTTTTCCAGGCTGTTTTCCAGGGATGAGAGTTCAGCAGAGGTGCTTTCCGCACAGGGATGGTCCCTTTACCATCTTAAAAGTTATGAAGCGGCTCTTTCCTGTTTTGACGTTGCACTTGAAACCGACCGGAAGGATGCCAGTGCCCTGGACGGGAAAGGCTGGGTTCTTTTCCGGCTTGAATCTTTCTCAGCTTCCCTGCGTTGCTTTGACCGGGCTCTTAAAATCGAGTCCAACCGCTCAACAGCCCTCAACGGGAAAGCCCGGGTCCTGCACCGGCAGAAGCACTACAAAGAAGCCCTTCGTTACGTTGGCCGGGCGCTAAATTCTGATCCCGCCTATGCTTCAGCCTGGGACCACAGGGGCCTCCTCCTGCACAAACTGCAGCGATATGAAGAAGCAGTCCTGGCTTACGAGCATGCCCTCGAACTGAAACCCGTTTACCCTGAGGCCCTGGAGCATATGGGAGATGCTTATTTTGAAAGCGGGAATTATTCCGCAGCCCTCAGGTGCTATGAAAAATTCCTTGAGTACGGTCCGGTCAATGCAAGGGCAGCTGAGCGCAAGAGGCTTGCATTCCGGAAACTTGAAGAAGGTGCCGGGAACGAGCAGTTGGCCCGGCGTGCCGATCCCGTGTCCGAAATAAATGAGGTCCGAAGCCTGCAGGAAATGGCTGCGGTTTCAAATCCTTCCGGGACTTCCGGATCAGGTTTGAATTTTTTCTCCAGGATCCGCAATTACGTTAAGAATGTGGGCAAGTAA
- the zupT gene encoding zinc transporter ZupT codes for MDGATTAFILTTLAGLSTGIGSLIAFFIPCPKKTHLSVLLGFAAGAMLYLSFAELLADSVESAGFFRGNAAFFLGVLGMGFLDRLVWHVHLDTLPDGNFQTGVEAESQKLQKAGLLTAAGIAMHNFPEGMAVLVTSMSSPYLGLSVAVAIAIHNIPEGIAVSVPIYYASGDRKKAFTYSFLAGLAEPLGAALGYLLLFRFLSPEILSLVLGAVGGIMVFICFDELLPIAIKYGDEHLTFSGLVSGMAVVALSLYLLG; via the coding sequence ATGGATGGTGCAACCACCGCTTTTATCCTTACAACCCTTGCCGGTCTTTCCACTGGAATCGGGAGTCTGATCGCTTTTTTTATCCCGTGCCCGAAAAAGACCCATCTATCGGTTCTTCTCGGCTTTGCAGCCGGGGCCATGCTTTACCTCTCTTTTGCGGAACTCCTGGCAGACTCGGTGGAAAGTGCGGGATTTTTCCGGGGGAATGCGGCATTTTTCCTGGGGGTGCTCGGGATGGGGTTTCTGGACCGGCTTGTCTGGCACGTCCATCTGGATACCCTGCCTGATGGAAACTTTCAAACGGGAGTTGAGGCTGAAAGCCAGAAACTCCAGAAGGCCGGCTTGCTCACTGCTGCGGGAATTGCAATGCATAATTTCCCGGAAGGCATGGCAGTGCTGGTGACCTCTATGAGTTCGCCTTACCTTGGGCTTTCCGTGGCTGTGGCTATCGCAATACATAATATCCCCGAGGGAATTGCGGTTTCGGTCCCTATCTATTATGCAAGCGGGGACAGGAAAAAAGCGTTTACCTATTCCTTCCTTGCCGGGCTTGCCGAGCCTCTCGGGGCAGCGCTTGGCTATCTGCTTCTCTTTCGCTTTTTGAGCCCTGAAATACTCTCCCTTGTGCTGGGAGCGGTAGGTGGAATAATGGTTTTTATCTGTTTTGACGAGCTGCTGCCCATTGCCATAAAATATGGGGACGAGCACCTGACATTCTCGGGCCTTGTTTCCGGGATGGCTGTGGTAGCCCTGAGCCTCTACCTTCTGGGTTGA
- a CDS encoding cohesin domain-containing protein — protein MRQMNPMKMLLFGAALLCFISPACAASLTVSIADAGAAPGNTVMIPIKLQGADNIGSMDIVLAYDSSVLQATGVEAGDLGKNAFIESGTKTPGKVVIALADASGINGDGSVVLVSFLMKGEAGSSSPLTFEEVSVHNLDLVEVLPTVRGGSLAVSETSPAGGYADSCLLLLAVLGLATFVTR, from the coding sequence ATGAGACAAATGAATCCTATGAAAATGCTCCTGTTCGGAGCAGCCCTGCTCTGCTTTATTTCTCCTGCATGTGCAGCCTCCCTGACTGTAAGCATCGCAGATGCCGGAGCCGCACCGGGGAACACGGTAATGATCCCGATCAAACTTCAGGGCGCCGATAATATCGGGAGCATGGATATCGTGCTTGCATATGACAGTTCTGTGCTCCAGGCGACCGGGGTCGAAGCCGGAGATCTGGGGAAAAACGCATTTATCGAGTCCGGAACCAAAACCCCCGGGAAAGTTGTAATAGCCCTTGCCGATGCTTCGGGAATAAACGGAGACGGCTCAGTAGTGCTTGTCTCTTTCCTTATGAAAGGGGAAGCAGGCAGTTCGTCCCCGCTCACCTTTGAGGAGGTTTCCGTGCACAACCTTGACCTTGTTGAGGTCCTTCCAACAGTCAGGGGAGGAAGCCTGGCAGTTTCCGAAACATCCCCTGCTGGCGGTTATGCCGATTCCTGTCTGCTGCTGCTTGCTGTGCTGGGGCTGGCTACTTTCGTGACCCGATGA